A stretch of Bradyrhizobium diazoefficiens DNA encodes these proteins:
- a CDS encoding GlsB/YeaQ/YmgE family stress response membrane protein: MSMGGILWIIVVGFVAGLIARFLAPGPNNPSGFILTTILGIVGAFLATFIGQAIGHYGPDQGAGFIMATIGAVVVLFIWHRLVASGVIKG, from the coding sequence ATGAGCATGGGCGGCATCTTGTGGATCATCGTCGTCGGCTTCGTCGCCGGCCTCATCGCACGTTTTCTGGCGCCGGGGCCGAACAACCCGTCGGGCTTCATCCTCACCACCATTCTCGGCATCGTCGGTGCGTTTCTCGCCACCTTCATCGGCCAGGCCATCGGCCATTACGGTCCGGACCAGGGCGCCGGCTTCATCATGGCCACGATCGGCGCCGTGGTGGTGCTGTTCATCTGGCACCGGCTGGTGGCGAGCGGCGTGATCAAGGGGTAG
- a CDS encoding YidB family protein, with the protein MGLLDVLNGMQNGPRGPSTPSSQSSSGGMSPMTMAILGLLAWKAFKHMTATQSGTAPQPSPAPAPPPTSTADSGGVGGLGGLLKGGLGGLLAGGAAGSVLSGGLGDLLNQLQQGGHGETANTWVGKGENKAIAPGDLANALGADQIESLSAQSGLSRDELLSGLSQYLPQVVDHLTPDGRLPTENELSGKI; encoded by the coding sequence ATGGGTCTACTCGACGTCCTCAACGGCATGCAGAACGGCCCGCGCGGCCCGAGCACGCCGAGCTCACAATCATCCTCCGGCGGCATGTCGCCGATGACCATGGCGATCCTCGGCCTGCTCGCCTGGAAGGCGTTCAAGCATATGACCGCAACACAGTCCGGCACAGCTCCGCAACCGTCACCGGCGCCAGCTCCTCCGCCCACGAGCACCGCGGATAGCGGCGGTGTTGGCGGCCTTGGTGGCCTGCTCAAGGGCGGCCTCGGCGGCCTGCTCGCGGGCGGCGCGGCCGGCAGCGTGCTGAGTGGCGGGCTCGGCGATCTCCTCAACCAGTTGCAGCAGGGCGGCCACGGCGAGACCGCGAACACCTGGGTCGGCAAGGGCGAGAACAAGGCGATCGCGCCTGGCGATCTCGCCAATGCGCTCGGCGCCGACCAGATCGAGAGCCTGTCCGCGCAGAGCGGCCTGTCGCGTGACGAACTGCTGTCCGGCCTCAGTCAGTATCTGCCGCAGGTGGTCGATCATTTGACGCCGGACGGCCGGCTGCCGACCGAGAACGAGCTCTCGGGCAAAATTTAA
- a CDS encoding 2-dehydropantoate 2-reductase, with translation MVADRSIVVAGAGAIGCFVGGQLAASGRRVALLVRPRVKTEIERFGLRLTDFDGSEKKLAGGQIALSEDPAIFHSAGIVLVTVKSADTADVADQIAQHAPQDAIIVSLQNGVGNVATLHERLGGRRVLAGMVPFNVVAMGEGRFHRSSSGDIHVGEDAENTASALSVPGLAVRASRDITGVQWGKLIINLNNALSALSGMPLAAQLANRDWRKLFADQMAEGLAVLKAAGVTPASATPIPPNWMPTLLRLPDMIFNAILGRTMKIDPEARSSMWQDLKLGRKTEIDYLQGAVIALAEQNNVDVPLMRRIVALVKEAEAAGKGPPGLTPQQIRG, from the coding sequence ATGGTGGCGGATCGATCGATCGTGGTAGCCGGCGCGGGCGCCATCGGTTGTTTCGTCGGGGGCCAGCTGGCCGCTTCCGGCCGCCGCGTCGCACTCCTGGTGAGGCCGCGGGTGAAGACCGAGATCGAGCGGTTCGGCCTGCGGCTGACGGATTTCGATGGCTCCGAGAAGAAGTTGGCTGGGGGCCAGATTGCGTTGTCGGAGGACCCCGCGATCTTCCACAGCGCCGGCATCGTGCTGGTCACGGTGAAGAGCGCCGACACCGCCGACGTCGCCGACCAGATCGCACAGCACGCGCCGCAGGATGCCATCATCGTGTCCTTGCAGAACGGCGTCGGCAATGTCGCCACTCTGCATGAGCGGCTGGGCGGCCGACGCGTGCTCGCGGGCATGGTGCCGTTCAATGTGGTCGCGATGGGCGAAGGGCGCTTCCACCGCTCGAGCTCTGGCGACATCCATGTCGGCGAAGATGCGGAGAACACCGCCTCGGCGCTCTCGGTGCCGGGGCTGGCCGTGCGCGCCAGCCGCGACATCACCGGCGTGCAATGGGGCAAGCTGATCATCAATCTGAACAACGCGCTCAGCGCGCTGTCCGGCATGCCGCTGGCTGCACAATTGGCAAATCGCGACTGGCGAAAACTGTTCGCCGACCAGATGGCGGAAGGCCTCGCCGTCCTGAAGGCCGCGGGCGTTACACCGGCCTCGGCGACACCGATCCCGCCGAACTGGATGCCCACCCTGCTCAGATTGCCCGACATGATCTTCAACGCGATCCTGGGGCGGACGATGAAAATCGATCCCGAGGCGCGCTCCTCGATGTGGCAGGACCTGAAGCTGGGCCGCAAGACCGAGATCGACTACCTCCAGGGCGCGGTCATCGCGCTCGCCGAGCAGAACAATGTCGATGTGCCGCTGATGCGCCGCATTGTTGCGCTGGTGAAGGAGGCAGAAGCAGCGGGCAAGGGCCCGCCCGGGCTGACGCCGCAGCAGATTCGCGGTTGA
- a CDS encoding alpha/beta hydrolase: MRALSCLAAIALVLVCGRALAAEDEAPNHKPVKVVADARLSVGGHGLLPLYLSSDWSMPLPAISRAVIVLHGRLRNADEYYISAHTAQVAAGEDGKSALMIVPQFLAEVDIEAHKLPADTLRWSPEEWEGGDAALAPNPVPSFEALDAILAKLSDRRIFPNLKQVVVAGHSGGGQVVQRYAIAGKGEAALSRQHIDVRYVVANPSSYAYFSAERPVPAVAASCAGFNNWKYGMDERPPYLADATPAALEQRYVERDVIYLLGTLDTKPAADKSCMGEAQGPHRYARGHAYADAMAKRDHGTPNHRVWDVAGVGHDGDKMLASKCGLAALFDIPGCGAER; this comes from the coding sequence ATGAGAGCGCTGAGCTGTTTGGCCGCAATCGCGTTGGTGCTGGTTTGCGGCCGCGCGCTCGCCGCAGAGGACGAGGCACCCAACCACAAGCCGGTGAAGGTCGTCGCAGATGCTCGGCTGTCGGTCGGCGGCCACGGACTATTGCCGCTGTATCTCTCGAGCGACTGGTCGATGCCGCTGCCGGCGATCTCGCGTGCCGTCATCGTGCTGCATGGACGCCTGCGCAATGCCGACGAATATTACATCTCAGCCCACACAGCGCAGGTCGCGGCCGGCGAGGACGGCAAGAGCGCGCTCATGATCGTGCCGCAGTTTCTGGCAGAGGTCGATATCGAAGCCCACAAGCTGCCCGCCGACACGCTGCGCTGGTCGCCGGAGGAGTGGGAGGGCGGCGATGCAGCGCTTGCACCGAATCCGGTCCCCTCCTTCGAGGCGCTCGATGCGATCCTTGCAAAACTCTCGGACCGGCGCATCTTCCCGAACTTGAAACAGGTCGTGGTTGCCGGCCATTCCGGCGGCGGCCAGGTCGTGCAGCGCTACGCTATCGCCGGCAAGGGCGAGGCGGCGCTGTCGCGTCAGCACATCGACGTCCGCTACGTCGTCGCCAACCCATCGTCCTATGCCTATTTCAGCGCGGAGCGTCCCGTGCCGGCCGTCGCCGCCTCCTGCGCGGGCTTTAACAACTGGAAATACGGCATGGATGAGCGACCGCCTTATCTTGCCGACGCAACACCAGCCGCACTCGAGCAGCGCTATGTCGAGCGCGACGTGATCTATCTGCTCGGCACGCTCGACACCAAGCCCGCGGCAGACAAGAGCTGCATGGGCGAAGCGCAAGGCCCGCATCGCTACGCCCGCGGTCACGCCTATGCCGACGCGATGGCGAAGCGAGATCACGGTACGCCCAATCATCGGGTGTGGGACGTCGCCGGCGTCGGCCATGACGGCGACAAGATGCTGGCCTCCAAGTGCGGGCTTGCCGCGCTGTTCGATATTCCGGGCTGCGGCGCGGAGCGGTGA
- a CDS encoding RraA family protein yields MTITIAANSVPKPPAEIIEGFRVAPTSIISDNLGRLPGAVGLKAYHHSGKLVGTAFTVRTRPGDNLAIHRALELVGPGDVIVVDGGGDETRALVGEIMKNIAQWRKAEGYVIDGAIRDVAAFAGDDFPCFARAVIHRGPYKNGPGEINVPVSIGGSVISPGDIVVGDEDGVVSFPATGAAALLEAVRAQITREEETLKAIREGRYQGSYGKS; encoded by the coding sequence ATGACCATCACGATCGCAGCGAATAGTGTGCCGAAACCACCGGCAGAGATCATCGAGGGCTTCAGGGTCGCGCCGACCTCGATCATTTCCGACAATCTCGGCCGGCTTCCAGGCGCCGTCGGGCTAAAGGCCTATCACCACAGTGGCAAGCTGGTGGGGACGGCCTTCACGGTGCGCACCCGGCCGGGCGACAACCTCGCCATCCACCGCGCGCTCGAGCTGGTCGGTCCCGGCGATGTCATCGTGGTCGATGGCGGCGGCGACGAGACCCGGGCGCTGGTCGGCGAGATCATGAAAAACATCGCGCAGTGGCGCAAAGCGGAAGGTTATGTGATCGACGGCGCGATCCGCGATGTCGCGGCCTTCGCCGGCGACGACTTTCCCTGCTTCGCACGCGCAGTGATCCATCGCGGCCCCTACAAGAACGGCCCGGGTGAGATCAACGTGCCCGTGTCGATCGGCGGCAGCGTGATCTCGCCCGGCGATATCGTGGTGGGTGACGAGGACGGCGTGGTGTCGTTTCCCGCCACGGGCGCCGCAGCACTGCTGGAGGCCGTGCGTGCCCAGATCACGCGCGAGGAGGAGACACTGAAAGCCATCCGCGAGGGCCGCTATCAGGGCTCTTACGGCAAGTCATAA
- a CDS encoding cupin domain-containing protein, which yields MSQKDEFHNLDNAADGLFRELAAGVTTRIFSGEQAMLSVVTLAPHAQGTLHHHPEEQWGVLLDGSAIRVQGGEEIAVKKGDFWRTPGNVPHTMRAGPDGARVLDIFSPPRPEYKKAGSGFGTT from the coding sequence GTGAGCCAGAAGGACGAATTCCACAATCTCGACAATGCCGCCGACGGGCTGTTTCGCGAACTGGCGGCCGGGGTGACCACGCGCATCTTTTCCGGCGAGCAGGCGATGCTGTCGGTGGTGACGCTGGCGCCGCACGCGCAAGGTACACTGCACCATCATCCCGAGGAGCAATGGGGCGTGCTGCTGGACGGCTCCGCGATCCGCGTCCAGGGCGGCGAGGAGATTGCCGTGAAGAAGGGAGACTTCTGGCGCACGCCCGGCAACGTGCCGCACACCATGCGCGCCGGGCCCGACGGCGCCCGCGTGCTGGACATTTTCAGTCCACCGCGGCCTGAATACAAAAAAGCGGGATCGGGTTTCGGGACGACCTGA
- a CDS encoding amidohydrolase/deacetylase family metallohydrolase, with protein sequence MPFDLILRGGRIVDPSQKLDAVTDVAFSGGKVAAVGSGLKADPTTEVRDVSQFIVTPGLIDLHTHVYWGGTSLGIDAEEFCRTSGVTTSVDTGSAGPGNFAGFRKHVIEPSQVRILAYLHVSHAGIFGFSHRIMVGESEELRLMNPIEAAKVADANRDLIVGIKVRVGLHSSGTSGTVPLDIALEVANEVGMPLMAHIDHPPPSYEEVLARLRPGDVLTHAFRPFPNTPATAQGTVKKAVLDARERGVLFDIGHGKGSFAFKTARAMLANGFYPDTISSDIHQLCIDGPAFDQVTTMSKFLCMGMELSDVIAASTENAAMALRRPELGSLKPGSVGDATLISVKQGQFDYEDVVGEHLIGDRKIVSEGVVIGGRWWHPN encoded by the coding sequence ATGCCTTTCGATTTGATCCTGCGCGGCGGACGGATCGTTGACCCCTCGCAGAAGCTCGACGCCGTGACGGATGTCGCATTTTCGGGTGGCAAGGTCGCCGCTGTCGGCAGCGGGCTGAAGGCCGATCCGACCACCGAGGTCCGGGACGTCTCGCAGTTCATCGTGACGCCGGGGCTGATCGATCTCCACACCCACGTCTATTGGGGCGGCACATCGCTCGGCATCGATGCCGAGGAATTCTGCCGCACCTCCGGCGTCACCACCTCGGTCGACACCGGCAGCGCCGGCCCCGGCAATTTCGCGGGCTTCCGCAAGCATGTGATCGAGCCGAGCCAGGTCCGCATCCTCGCCTATCTGCATGTCTCGCATGCCGGCATCTTCGGCTTCTCGCACCGGATCATGGTCGGCGAGAGCGAGGAGCTGCGGCTGATGAATCCGATCGAAGCGGCCAAGGTGGCCGATGCCAACCGCGACCTCATCGTCGGCATCAAGGTCCGCGTCGGACTGCATTCCTCGGGCACGTCGGGGACGGTGCCGCTCGACATCGCGCTCGAAGTCGCGAACGAGGTCGGCATGCCCCTGATGGCGCATATCGACCATCCGCCGCCGAGCTACGAGGAGGTGCTGGCCCGCCTGCGTCCCGGCGACGTACTGACCCACGCCTTCCGCCCGTTCCCGAACACGCCGGCGACCGCGCAGGGCACGGTGAAGAAGGCGGTACTGGACGCGCGCGAGCGCGGCGTGCTGTTTGATATCGGCCACGGCAAGGGCTCGTTCGCGTTCAAGACCGCGCGTGCGATGCTCGCCAACGGCTTCTATCCGGACACCATCTCATCGGACATCCACCAGCTCTGCATCGACGGGCCGGCCTTCGACCAAGTGACGACCATGTCGAAATTCCTGTGCATGGGCATGGAGCTGTCGGATGTCATCGCGGCGTCGACGGAGAATGCCGCAATGGCGCTGCGGCGGCCCGAGCTTGGCAGCCTCAAGCCGGGCAGCGTCGGCGACGCCACGCTGATCTCGGTGAAGCAAGGCCAGTTCGACTATGAGGACGTCGTCGGCGAGCACCTGATCGGCGACCGCAAGATCGTCTCCGAAGGTGTCGTCATCGGCGGCCGCTGGTGGCATCCGAACTAG
- a CDS encoding ABC transporter substrate-binding protein produces MVHVSRRKLLQFAAVAPSALPAAWTSVASAASAKKILIAVMQSDLRITDPGFTTAIITRDHGYMVYDTLLGIDSSFKVRPQMADWTVSADKLTYTFTLRDGLKWHDGAPVTAEDCVASLKRWGTSVDGMARKLVDFTAGIEAADTKTIVLKLKEPYGLVLETIAKPSSICAFMMPKRLAETPITKQIPEQIGSGPFRFVAAEFQPGVKAVYDKNTDYVPRKEPAEWTSGGKVVKVDRVEWLTMPDAQTALNALQSGDVDFVETPPFDLLPVLESNPDINVTILNKFGFQSFGRMNFLHPPFDNVKIRRAALLALNQKDILDAQIGNPKYYKLCGAFFICDTPLASDAGGETLIKGNGMADAKKALAEAGYDGTPVVILAPTDQILLKAQPVMAAQLLREAGFKVDLQAMDWQTVVTRRANQKSPKEGGWNMFFTYQGAADSMNPLVNGAMVGKGKEGGWFGWSEDPKLEQLRDAFARATSPEQQKKIALDIQKEAYDQVIYVPLGQFQAPSAWRKSLTGVIDGPATPMFWNVDKND; encoded by the coding sequence ATGGTTCACGTCTCGCGACGGAAACTGCTTCAGTTTGCGGCTGTTGCACCATCGGCACTTCCTGCGGCCTGGACGTCGGTGGCATCTGCGGCGAGCGCAAAGAAGATCCTGATTGCGGTGATGCAATCGGACCTTCGCATCACCGATCCGGGCTTCACGACGGCCATCATCACCCGCGACCATGGCTACATGGTCTACGATACGCTGCTCGGCATCGATTCCAGCTTCAAGGTGCGGCCGCAAATGGCCGACTGGACCGTATCCGCAGACAAGCTGACCTACACCTTCACCCTGCGCGACGGCTTGAAGTGGCATGACGGCGCGCCGGTGACGGCGGAGGATTGCGTCGCCTCGCTGAAGCGCTGGGGCACGAGCGTCGACGGCATGGCGCGCAAGCTGGTGGACTTCACGGCCGGCATCGAAGCCGCAGACACCAAAACGATCGTCCTCAAGCTGAAGGAGCCTTATGGCCTCGTACTGGAGACGATCGCCAAGCCATCGTCGATCTGCGCTTTCATGATGCCCAAACGGCTCGCGGAGACCCCGATCACCAAGCAGATTCCGGAGCAGATCGGCTCCGGCCCGTTCAGATTCGTGGCCGCCGAATTCCAGCCCGGCGTGAAAGCGGTCTACGACAAGAACACCGACTACGTTCCGCGCAAGGAGCCGGCCGAATGGACATCGGGTGGCAAGGTGGTCAAGGTCGACCGTGTCGAATGGCTGACGATGCCGGACGCGCAGACCGCGCTCAACGCGCTGCAATCCGGTGATGTCGATTTCGTCGAAACGCCGCCATTCGACCTGCTGCCCGTGCTCGAGTCCAATCCGGACATCAACGTGACGATCCTGAATAAATTCGGCTTCCAATCGTTCGGCCGGATGAACTTCCTGCATCCGCCGTTCGACAATGTGAAGATCCGCCGCGCCGCGTTGCTCGCGCTCAATCAGAAAGACATTCTCGACGCCCAGATCGGCAATCCCAAATACTACAAGCTCTGCGGCGCATTCTTCATCTGCGATACGCCGCTGGCCAGCGATGCCGGCGGCGAGACCCTGATCAAGGGCAACGGCATGGCGGACGCCAAGAAGGCGTTGGCCGAGGCCGGCTATGATGGCACGCCCGTGGTGATCCTGGCGCCGACCGACCAGATCCTGCTGAAAGCGCAGCCCGTCATGGCCGCGCAGCTGTTGCGCGAGGCCGGCTTCAAGGTCGATCTTCAGGCGATGGACTGGCAGACCGTGGTCACCCGCCGCGCCAACCAGAAATCCCCGAAGGAAGGCGGCTGGAACATGTTCTTTACCTACCAGGGCGCCGCCGACTCGATGAACCCCCTCGTCAATGGCGCGATGGTCGGCAAGGGCAAGGAGGGCGGCTGGTTCGGCTGGTCCGAGGACCCCAAGCTCGAGCAGCTGCGGGACGCTTTTGCCCGCGCCACCTCGCCGGAACAGCAGAAGAAGATTGCCCTCGATATCCAGAAGGAGGCCTACGATCAGGTGATCTACGTCCCGCTCGGCCAGTTCCAGGCGCCGAGCGCATGGCGCAAATCGCTCACCGGCGTGATCGACGGCCCGGCGACGCCGATGTTCTGGAACGTGGACAAGAACGATTGA
- a CDS encoding acyl-CoA dehydrogenase family protein, which translates to MSYRSSWMTEELDVFRDQFRKYLAKDLAPHAEKWREQKMVDRFAWRGLGEMGALLASVPEEYGGLGATFAYDAAVLDDLESTVPELTTGVSVHSAIVAHYILNYGSEEQKKRWLPKMASGEMVGAIAMTEPGTGSDLQAVKTTAKKQGNSYVINGQKTFITNGQAADLVIVVARTGDVGAKGISLIVVETSGADGYKRGRNLDKIGLHASDTSELFFDNVTVPPENLIGGEEGQGFVQLMQQLPQERLALAVGAVASMERAVKLTTEYTKERKAFGKPLMDFQNTAFTLAERKTEAMIARVFVDWCIERLVAKDLDTVTASMAKYWCSDKQVQTADECLQLFGGYGYMQEYPISRIFIDSRIQKIYGGTNEIMKLLIARSL; encoded by the coding sequence ATGTCCTACCGCTCCTCCTGGATGACCGAAGAGCTCGATGTCTTCCGCGACCAGTTCCGCAAATATCTCGCCAAGGACCTGGCGCCGCATGCCGAGAAATGGCGCGAGCAGAAGATGGTCGACCGCTTCGCCTGGCGCGGGCTCGGCGAGATGGGCGCGCTGCTGGCGAGCGTGCCGGAAGAATATGGCGGACTCGGTGCAACCTTCGCCTATGACGCCGCCGTGCTCGATGATCTCGAAAGCACGGTGCCAGAGCTGACGACCGGCGTCTCCGTACACAGCGCCATCGTCGCGCACTACATCCTCAACTACGGCTCGGAGGAACAGAAGAAGCGCTGGCTGCCAAAGATGGCCTCGGGCGAGATGGTCGGCGCCATCGCCATGACCGAGCCCGGAACCGGCTCGGACCTGCAAGCGGTCAAGACCACCGCGAAGAAGCAGGGCAATTCCTACGTCATCAACGGCCAGAAGACTTTTATCACCAACGGCCAGGCTGCCGATCTCGTTATCGTCGTCGCGCGCACCGGCGACGTCGGCGCCAAGGGCATTTCCCTGATCGTGGTCGAGACATCGGGCGCGGATGGTTACAAGCGCGGGCGCAATCTCGACAAGATCGGCCTGCACGCCTCCGACACCTCCGAGCTGTTCTTCGACAACGTGACGGTGCCGCCGGAAAACCTGATCGGCGGCGAGGAAGGCCAGGGTTTTGTCCAGCTGATGCAGCAATTGCCGCAGGAGCGCCTCGCGCTGGCGGTCGGTGCCGTCGCCTCGATGGAGCGCGCGGTCAAGCTCACCACCGAGTACACCAAGGAGCGCAAAGCCTTCGGCAAGCCGCTGATGGATTTCCAGAACACCGCCTTCACGCTCGCCGAGCGCAAGACCGAAGCCATGATCGCGCGCGTCTTCGTCGACTGGTGCATCGAGCGTCTGGTCGCAAAAGACCTCGACACCGTCACGGCCTCGATGGCGAAATACTGGTGCTCGGACAAGCAGGTCCAGACCGCCGACGAATGTCTGCAACTGTTCGGCGGCTACGGCTACATGCAGGAATACCCGATCTCCCGCATCTTCATCGATTCACGGATCCAGAAGATCTATGGCGGCACCAACGAGATCATGAAGCTGTTGATCGCCAGATCCTTATAA
- a CDS encoding alpha/beta family hydrolase: MAVKTQELKLDVARIGAVSAILMQPGHARACYVLAHGAGAGMRHASMDRIAEGLADRSIATLRFNFPYMDNRQGRPDQPAVAHATIRAAVEEAARRCPGLKLVAGGKSFGGRMTSQAQSKAALPGVKGLAFLGFPLHADKKPSTERAEHLAHVEIPMLFLQGTRDGLADLHYLKPVIAELEAKATLHEIAGGDHSFAVLKKSGRSNEEVLTEVLDTLAAWIDQIA, translated from the coding sequence GTGGCTGTCAAAACTCAGGAGCTCAAGCTCGACGTCGCACGCATAGGCGCAGTCTCCGCGATCCTGATGCAGCCGGGTCATGCGCGCGCCTGCTACGTTCTGGCGCACGGCGCCGGTGCGGGGATGCGGCACGCGTCGATGGACAGGATCGCGGAGGGCCTCGCCGATCGCAGCATCGCGACGCTCCGCTTCAATTTTCCCTACATGGACAACAGGCAGGGGCGTCCCGACCAGCCGGCGGTCGCGCATGCCACGATCCGCGCGGCGGTCGAGGAAGCGGCGCGGCGTTGTCCCGGGCTCAAGCTCGTGGCGGGCGGAAAATCGTTCGGCGGGCGCATGACATCGCAGGCACAGTCCAAGGCTGCGCTGCCCGGCGTCAAAGGGCTCGCCTTCCTCGGCTTTCCCCTGCATGCCGACAAAAAGCCGTCGACGGAGCGCGCAGAACATCTCGCCCATGTCGAGATCCCCATGCTGTTCCTGCAAGGCACGCGCGACGGGCTCGCCGACCTGCACTACCTCAAGCCCGTGATCGCGGAGCTTGAGGCGAAGGCGACGCTGCACGAGATCGCCGGCGGCGATCATTCCTTCGCGGTGCTGAAGAAGTCCGGCCGCAGCAACGAGGAGGTGCTGACTGAGGTGCTCGACACGCTCGCAGCCTGGATCGACCAGATCGCCTGA
- a CDS encoding ketopantoate reductase family protein: protein MRICIFGSGAVGSHLAVRLARAGHEVSCVMRGAHLEAVRAGGLKLRVGDSEVSAKVNASGDPAQLGPQDVVISTLKATGLQGMVSSIKPLLQDDTAIVFAQNGIPWWYGIGLPPRHPTPPDISFLDPGGRLRACIPKERIIGGVVFSSNEVIAPGVVQNLTPDRNRVLIGECDDRNCERIAKLRGVLNEARLESPPVAEIREAIWSKLLTNMSLSVLCLLTGQTARGVRDDPAFAEVIPRMLNEANDIAQHFIPEVKRVTRSGPAPNHKPSLLQDYELGRAMEIDVLVKAPAAFARTAGLSTPTLDLIAALAIQKARDKGLYSA from the coding sequence ATGCGCATCTGCATTTTCGGCTCGGGCGCCGTCGGAAGCCATCTTGCGGTCAGGCTCGCGCGCGCCGGCCACGAGGTCTCATGCGTGATGCGTGGCGCCCATCTCGAAGCCGTGCGCGCGGGCGGGCTCAAGCTGCGCGTGGGCGATTCCGAGGTCTCGGCCAAGGTGAACGCCTCCGGTGACCCGGCCCAGCTCGGCCCGCAGGATGTGGTGATCTCAACGCTGAAGGCAACCGGGCTTCAGGGGATGGTCTCCAGCATCAAGCCGCTGCTCCAGGACGACACCGCGATCGTGTTCGCGCAAAACGGCATTCCCTGGTGGTACGGTATCGGCCTGCCGCCGCGGCATCCCACGCCGCCGGACATTTCGTTCCTCGACCCGGGCGGCCGGTTGCGCGCGTGTATCCCGAAGGAGCGGATCATCGGCGGGGTGGTCTTCTCGTCCAACGAGGTGATCGCGCCCGGCGTGGTGCAGAACCTGACGCCCGATCGCAACCGCGTCCTGATCGGCGAGTGCGACGACCGCAATTGCGAGCGCATCGCGAAGCTGCGCGGTGTTCTCAACGAGGCGCGGCTGGAATCGCCGCCGGTCGCCGAGATCCGCGAGGCGATCTGGTCAAAGCTGCTGACCAACATGTCGCTGTCGGTGCTGTGCCTGCTCACGGGCCAGACCGCGCGCGGCGTGCGCGACGACCCGGCCTTCGCCGAGGTCATCCCGCGCATGCTGAACGAGGCCAACGATATCGCCCAGCACTTCATCCCCGAGGTCAAGCGCGTCACCCGCAGCGGCCCCGCCCCCAACCACAAGCCGTCGCTGCTGCAAGACTACGAGCTCGGCCGCGCCATGGAAATCGACGTGCTCGTCAAGGCGCCCGCCGCCTTTGCACGCACCGCTGGCCTGTCGACGCCGACTCTCGACCTGATCGCCGCGCTCGCGATCCAGAAGGCGCGCGACAAGGGGCTCTACTCCGCCTGA
- a CDS encoding enoyl-CoA hydratase-related protein yields MTASPVLWTLNERGVATVTLNRPEVNNAYDGALIDGVLAAMDELGQKPNLRVVVLRGNGKHFQAGADLKWINSVRPQSTEANEAASRATFEAVQRLNTLPIPTVALVQGGCFGGGTGVIAACDVVIAADNSLFSITEVRWGLTAAIIIPQLCDAISVRQVRRYALTGERFGAEDARRIGLVHEVVPLAELEAAGAKVVEQLLANGPEAMAETKRLALESSFGGMAVDDAAYTRLVHLHSLKRQSAEAAEGLASFAEKRAANWGGGKG; encoded by the coding sequence ATGACTGCCAGTCCCGTCTTGTGGACCCTCAATGAGCGTGGGGTTGCGACCGTCACGTTGAACCGGCCGGAGGTCAATAACGCCTATGACGGTGCACTCATCGACGGCGTGCTCGCGGCCATGGACGAGCTCGGCCAAAAGCCCAATCTCCGCGTCGTCGTGCTCAGGGGCAACGGCAAGCATTTTCAGGCCGGCGCCGACCTCAAATGGATCAACAGCGTGCGGCCGCAGTCGACGGAGGCCAACGAAGCCGCGTCCCGGGCGACCTTCGAGGCCGTACAGCGGCTCAACACGTTGCCGATCCCGACCGTGGCACTGGTGCAGGGCGGCTGCTTCGGCGGCGGCACCGGCGTGATCGCGGCGTGCGACGTCGTGATCGCGGCGGACAATTCCCTGTTCTCGATCACCGAGGTGCGCTGGGGCCTGACGGCGGCCATCATCATCCCGCAGCTCTGCGACGCCATAAGTGTACGGCAAGTCCGCCGTTACGCGCTGACCGGCGAACGCTTCGGTGCCGAGGATGCCCGCCGCATCGGGCTCGTGCATGAGGTCGTGCCGCTTGCCGAACTCGAAGCCGCCGGCGCGAAGGTGGTCGAGCAGCTGCTCGCCAATGGCCCGGAGGCGATGGCCGAGACCAAGCGGCTGGCGCTGGAGAGCTCGTTCGGGGGAATGGCGGTGGACGACGCCGCCTACACGCGGCTCGTGCACTTGCATTCGCTCAAGCGCCAGAGCGCCGAGGCGGCGGAAGGGCTGGCGTCGTTTGCCGAGAAGCGGGCGGCGAATTGGGGCGGCGGGAAAGGCTAA